A stretch of Oncorhynchus mykiss isolate Arlee chromosome 26, USDA_OmykA_1.1, whole genome shotgun sequence DNA encodes these proteins:
- the LOC100135834 gene encoding FoxF1 (The RefSeq protein has 6 substitutions, 8 frameshifts compared to this genomic sequence), whose translation MTAEVQQPPAQTPAQSSPMSSPEKPHGQTTVMETASSTTKTKKTNAGIRRPEKPPYSYIALIVMAIQSSPTKRLTLSEIYQFLQSRFPFFRGSYQGWKNSVRYNLSLNECFIKLPKGLGRPGKGHYWTIDPASEFMFEEGSFRRRPRGFRRKCQALKPMYSMMNGLGFNHLPESYNFQGSGGGLSCPPNGLSLDNGIGIMNGTWQEHGGDGSGRHSMSTCRQKWQSYMGSCTGSTGGDTPPDNSGSPLLTSGGVMEPHPVYSSSAWAQAPSSSLNNGGSYIKQQPLSPCNPGANPLQPSLPTHSLDQYNLHQNGHSNTDLQGIPRYHSQSPSMCDRKEFVFSFNAMTSSTMHSPSSSSYYHHQQVAYQDIKPCVM comes from the exons ATGACGGCAGAGGTCCAGCAGCCACCAGCGCAGACTCCTGCCCAGAGCAGCCCGATGTCTTCCCCGGAGAAGCCCCACGGACAGACCACTGTGATGGAGACcgcctcctccaccaccaaaaCCAAAAAGACCAACGCGGGGATCCGCCGTCCGGAGAAACCCCCATACTCTTACATTGCGCTGATAGTCATGGCTATCCAGAGCTCTCCCACCAAACGCCTGACGCTCAGTGAAATTTACCAGTTCCTCCAGAGCCGCTTCCCATTTTTTAGAGGCTCTTACCAAGGATGGAAGAATTCCGTGCGTCACAACTTGTCCCTGAATGAGTGCTTCATAAAGCTGCCCAAGGGGCTCGGACGGCCCGGGAAGGGCCACTACTGGACTATCGACCCAGCCAGTGAGTTCATGTTCGAGGAGGGATCCTTCCGCAGGAGGCCGCGGGGCTTCAGGCGTAAATGCCAGGCGTTGAAGCCCATGTACAGCATGATGAACGGCCTGGGATTCAACCACCTCCCCGAGTCCTATAACTTCCAGGGGAGCGGCGGGGGCCTGTCCTGTCCGCCCAACGGCTTGTCTCTGGACAGCGGGATTGGGATGATGAATGGA ACTTGGCAGG AACATGGAGGGGATGGGTCTGGCCGG CACTCCATGTCC ACTTGTCGGCCAA AATGG CATTCCTACATGGGGAGCTGCACAGGATCCACGGGGGGCGA TACCCCCACC GACAATTCAGGCTCGCCCCTCCTCACCAGCGGGGGAGTGATGGAGCCGCATCCCGTCTACTCAAGCTCGGCCTGGGCTCAAGCGCCTTCATCCTCTCTGAATAACGGAGGTTCTTACATCAAGCAGCAGCCACTGTCTCCCTGCAACCCCGGGGCGAACCCGCTGCAGCCCAGTTTACCCACGCACTCTCTAGACCAGTATAATCTTCATCAGAACGGACACAGTAACACGGATCTGCAAG GTATTCCACGGTACCATTCCCAGTCTCCCAGTATGTGTGACCGGAAGGAGTTCGTCTTCTCCTTCAACGCGATGACGTCCTCAACGATGCATTCGCCCAGCAGCAGTTCCTACTATC